From the Nodularia sp. NIES-3585 genome, one window contains:
- a CDS encoding nucleoside hydrolase has product MTTQLSIPKIILDTDPGGDDIFAFLWLLSLVKKQYAELIAVTSADGNVAAKRTFSSASQLLNLVGFPDIEVGRGIPVKREALEDASHIHGSDGMGNLSHTLPPATHNFEKARCSDEIIIDKLNTHPGEITIVAIGPLTNLAAAEEKSPGILKKAKEIVIMGGAFFISGNVTPHAEFNIWFNPEAAQTVFDSRNDIVVLPLDVTQHLIFTRDMAQVVSQTNPKSKLSQFLIPLVEFMIGTALEYRETARIPGLLVHDAATLGYLFYPETLFLRRAKVRIETKGEWTKGQTLIDSRPAPKTEANAWVALQVDESKFFTSLVEDLNRLFKSAII; this is encoded by the coding sequence ATGACAACTCAATTAAGCATACCCAAAATTATTCTCGATACCGATCCAGGTGGAGATGATATCTTTGCCTTCCTGTGGCTTCTGAGTTTAGTAAAAAAACAATATGCTGAACTTATCGCTGTGACTTCTGCTGATGGCAATGTTGCCGCTAAACGTACTTTTTCTAGTGCCAGCCAGCTTTTAAATTTAGTCGGATTCCCAGATATTGAAGTAGGTCGCGGTATCCCCGTTAAAAGAGAAGCTTTAGAAGATGCTTCCCATATTCATGGGTCTGATGGCATGGGTAATCTTTCCCATACCTTACCCCCAGCCACTCATAACTTTGAGAAAGCACGCTGTTCCGACGAAATCATCATCGACAAGCTGAACACTCATCCAGGGGAAATTACCATTGTCGCCATCGGTCCTTTGACCAATCTAGCTGCTGCCGAAGAAAAAAGTCCTGGAATCTTAAAAAAAGCCAAAGAAATTGTCATAATGGGCGGTGCTTTCTTTATTTCTGGTAATGTCACACCCCATGCCGAATTCAATATTTGGTTTAACCCAGAAGCAGCCCAGACTGTATTTGATAGCCGAAACGATATTGTTGTGTTGCCACTAGACGTGACCCAACACTTGATCTTCACAAGAGACATGGCTCAAGTTGTCAGTCAGACGAATCCAAAGAGTAAACTTTCCCAATTCTTGATCCCTCTTGTTGAGTTTATGATTGGCACAGCTTTAGAATACCGGGAAACAGCAAGAATTCCAGGGCTGCTTGTGCATGATGCCGCAACATTAGGTTACCTGTTTTATCCAGAAACTTTGTTTTTAAGAAGGGCAAAAGTCCGAATTGAAACCAAAGGTGAATGGACAAAGGGACAGACATTAATTGATAGTCGTCCGGCACCCAAAACAGAAGCAAATGCCTGGGTAGCATTACAAGTAGATGAAAGCAAATTCTTCACCAGCTTAGTTGAAGATTTGAATCGCCTATTCAAGTCTGCCATTATTTAG
- a CDS encoding DUF2231 domain-containing protein: MLEYLTSLNDHNLPYPDTMHPIVVHFVIAMVLFAFFCDILGYFTGRTHLYEVSWWNMCVATIAIFVAIIFGQFEAGLAQPYDLVKSVLNVHTLVGWTLSGIIVSITAWRYVIRSRNPYKLSIHYMLAGLFLTVIVGVQVYLGDQLVWVYGLHTVPVVEAVKEGILP, from the coding sequence ATGCTTGAGTATCTGACATCCTTGAATGACCATAATTTGCCGTATCCAGATACGATGCACCCCATCGTTGTCCACTTCGTAATCGCGATGGTATTGTTTGCATTCTTCTGCGATATACTAGGCTATTTTACTGGTAGAACTCATCTTTATGAGGTGAGTTGGTGGAATATGTGTGTGGCGACAATCGCTATCTTCGTGGCGATTATTTTTGGTCAATTTGAAGCAGGTTTAGCACAACCTTACGACTTAGTTAAATCAGTGTTGAATGTACATACATTGGTTGGTTGGACGCTATCTGGAATTATCGTCTCAATTACAGCTTGGCGCTATGTGATTCGTAGCCGCAACCCTTACAAATTGTCGATTCATTATATGTTAGCTGGGTTGTTTTTGACTGTGATTGTAGGCGTGCAAGTATATCTCGGAGATCAACTGGTTTGGGTTTATGGACTGCATACAGTACCAGTTGTTGAAGCAGTAAAGGAAGGTATCTTGCCATGA
- a CDS encoding DUF2231 domain-containing protein, whose translation MNSELIDQLSGQLGANGLPYSIPIHPNLVHLTLGLFIIGITFDIVGMLFPSQKWFFKFLAIPVERANFFDVGWYNMVGATIITVFTVAAGFYEMLLATPPSDVKSAWGMQAMETMIWHGVGGVFLLALICGMTIWRGWQRFVWSEDADQQVQWSYLATGMAVMLILYVHGTLGAQMAAEFGIHNTADSLLRLGEDLNTMLK comes from the coding sequence ATGAACTCGGAACTCATTGATCAATTAAGCGGACAATTGGGCGCAAATGGATTACCTTACTCCATTCCCATTCATCCCAACTTAGTCCATTTAACTTTGGGTTTGTTCATCATTGGGATTACCTTTGATATTGTCGGGATGCTGTTCCCTTCCCAAAAATGGTTCTTCAAGTTTTTAGCGATTCCTGTAGAACGTGCCAACTTTTTTGATGTGGGCTGGTACAACATGGTAGGCGCGACTATCATTACTGTCTTCACTGTCGCCGCAGGTTTTTATGAAATGTTGCTGGCAACCCCACCATCTGACGTGAAAAGTGCCTGGGGAATGCAGGCAATGGAAACCATGATTTGGCATGGTGTTGGTGGTGTATTCTTACTAGCGCTGATTTGTGGCATGACCATTTGGAGAGGATGGCAGCGCTTTGTGTGGAGTGAAGATGCAGACCAACAAGTGCAGTGGAGTTATTTGGCCACAGGTATGGCAGTCATGTTGATCTTGTATGTCCACGGCACACTAGGGGCGCAAATGGCGGCTGAGTTTGGCATCCATAATACAGCAGATAGCTTGCTGCGCTTGGGCGAAGACCTCAACACAATGCTGAAATAA
- a CDS encoding cytochrome c oxidase subunit II, with product MEVRKILNIFTVFVVATIVTVISLWIGHQAYSWLPPQAAAESVLIDDLISFLVTLGAFIFLGVTSTLMYSLIFHRAEKGDFTDGPHIEGNVTLEVVWTAIPIMLVLWIASYSYQVYEQMGIQGPMELVHLHNPVGMESAYAAAKDEPVNALAEPVEKIDVLAKQWAWVFHYPDTNVTSTELHLPSDRRVRLALKSEDVLHGFYIPAFRLKQDIVPNHTIDFEFTPIRAGQYRLTDSQYSGTYFATMQANVVVESPEDYHQWLSQAATQKPIPAYNQAASEYAHASSQSVKTGWTTVAPAASPVVNYPG from the coding sequence ATGGAAGTGCGGAAGATTTTAAATATTTTCACCGTGTTTGTGGTTGCAACTATCGTGACTGTAATCAGTCTCTGGATAGGACATCAGGCTTATTCCTGGCTTCCCCCCCAAGCAGCAGCAGAATCTGTGCTAATTGATGATTTGATTAGCTTCTTAGTAACTCTGGGTGCGTTCATCTTCTTGGGCGTAACCAGTACTCTGATGTATTCCCTCATTTTCCATCGGGCGGAAAAGGGCGACTTCACAGATGGCCCCCACATTGAGGGTAATGTCACCTTAGAAGTTGTTTGGACAGCCATCCCCATTATGTTGGTGCTGTGGATTGCTAGCTATAGCTATCAAGTCTACGAACAAATGGGAATTCAAGGGCCGATGGAACTGGTACATTTGCATAATCCTGTGGGTATGGAATCGGCTTATGCAGCAGCAAAAGATGAACCAGTGAATGCCTTGGCTGAACCCGTAGAAAAAATTGACGTACTGGCTAAACAATGGGCGTGGGTGTTCCACTATCCTGACACAAATGTTACTAGTACCGAATTGCATTTACCAAGCGATCGCCGGGTACGTTTAGCACTAAAATCAGAAGACGTGTTACATGGGTTCTATATTCCTGCATTCCGCCTCAAGCAGGATATCGTTCCCAACCACACCATTGACTTTGAATTTACACCCATCCGTGCGGGACAGTATCGGTTAACCGACTCCCAATATAGCGGTACATACTTTGCCACAATGCAGGCCAATGTAGTCGTTGAATCTCCCGAAGATTACCACCAATGGCTATCCCAAGCTGCAACCCAAAAACCAATCCCAGCTTACAATCAAGCCGCCTCCGAGTATGCCCACGCATCTAGTCAGTCAGTCAAAACTGGTTGGACTACCGTAGCACCAGCGGCATCTCCTGTAGTCAATTATCCTGGTTAA
- the ctaD gene encoding cytochrome c oxidase subunit I yields the protein MTNIPLAGISHPGENPGGWKQYFSFSTDHKVIGIQYLVTSFIFFLVGGMFAMVIRGELITPESDLVDRTVYNGMFTMHGTIMLFLWTFPSLVGFANYLVPLMIGARDMAFPRLNAIAFWMVPVVGILLMGSFLVPGGPAQAGWWSYPPVSLQNPTGNLINGQVLWLLAVAISGVSSIMGAVNFVTTIVKMRAPGMGFFRMPLFVWAVFSAQIIQLFGLPALTAGAVMLLLDLTAGTAFFNPSHGGNPVMFQHYFWFYSHPAVYVIILPIFGIFSEIFPVYARKPLFGYKVVAISSMLIAVVSGIVWVHHMYVSGTPGWMRLIFMLTTMFVSVPTGIKVFAWVATIWGGKLRLDTAMLFSLGALVMFVFAGITGIMLSSVPVDVHVNNTYFVVGHFHYVLFGTVTMGLYSAIYHWFPKMTGRMYYEGWGKLHFWLTFIGTNLNFLPMHPLGLQGMLRRVSSYAPEYEFWNIIASLGGFLLGMSTLPFIFNMVVSWMQGEKAPDNPWRAIGLEWMVSSPPPVENFEQIPIIISEPYGYGKTEPLTANNPALKNAD from the coding sequence ATGACAAATATCCCTCTCGCAGGCATCAGTCACCCTGGTGAGAACCCAGGCGGCTGGAAGCAATACTTCAGCTTTAGCACCGACCACAAGGTAATTGGTATACAGTACCTTGTCACCTCATTCATCTTCTTTCTCGTCGGCGGTATGTTCGCAATGGTGATTCGGGGAGAACTAATTACACCCGAATCTGACCTAGTTGACCGCACCGTATACAACGGAATGTTCACCATGCACGGCACTATCATGCTGTTTTTGTGGACATTTCCCTCCCTAGTCGGCTTTGCTAACTATCTAGTCCCCCTCATGATTGGGGCGCGAGATATGGCATTTCCCCGACTCAATGCGATCGCCTTTTGGATGGTGCCGGTGGTCGGGATACTCTTAATGGGTAGTTTCTTAGTCCCTGGTGGCCCAGCCCAAGCCGGTTGGTGGTCTTACCCACCAGTTAGTCTGCAAAACCCCACCGGGAACTTGATTAATGGACAAGTGCTGTGGTTACTAGCAGTAGCCATATCCGGCGTATCCTCAATTATGGGGGCAGTAAACTTTGTCACCACAATTGTGAAAATGCGCGCCCCAGGTATGGGCTTCTTTCGGATGCCTTTATTTGTCTGGGCAGTATTTAGCGCCCAAATCATCCAATTATTTGGCTTACCTGCACTGACAGCAGGTGCAGTCATGCTGCTACTAGACCTCACAGCTGGTACAGCCTTTTTCAACCCCAGCCACGGCGGAAATCCAGTGATGTTTCAGCATTACTTCTGGTTTTACTCCCACCCTGCCGTTTACGTAATCATTCTGCCCATCTTTGGTATCTTCTCGGAAATATTCCCTGTCTACGCCCGCAAACCATTGTTTGGCTACAAAGTAGTTGCCATTTCCTCAATGTTAATTGCCGTAGTCAGTGGTATTGTCTGGGTACACCATATGTACGTCAGTGGTACACCAGGCTGGATGCGGTTGATATTCATGCTGACCACCATGTTTGTTTCCGTACCCACTGGCATTAAAGTATTTGCTTGGGTAGCCACCATTTGGGGCGGTAAACTGCGGCTAGATACAGCCATGCTGTTTTCCCTGGGTGCGTTAGTCATGTTCGTCTTTGCAGGTATCACAGGCATTATGCTGTCCTCAGTACCTGTAGACGTTCACGTAAATAATACCTACTTTGTTGTCGGTCACTTTCACTACGTTCTCTTTGGCACAGTCACGATGGGCTTATATTCTGCCATCTACCACTGGTTCCCCAAAATGACCGGACGGATGTACTACGAAGGCTGGGGTAAACTGCACTTTTGGTTAACATTCATTGGCACTAACCTCAACTTTCTGCCCATGCACCCATTAGGATTGCAAGGAATGTTACGCCGAGTTTCCTCCTACGCCCCAGAATACGAATTTTGGAACATTATCGCTAGCCTGGGCGGATTCCTCTTAGGAATGTCCACCCTACCCTTCATATTCAACATGGTAGTTTCCTGGATGCAAGGCGAAAAAGCCCCCGATAATCCTTGGCGCGCCATAGGACTAGAGTGGATGGTTTCTTCACCCCCTCCAGTAGAAAACTTTGAACAAATTCCCATCATCATCTCCGAACCCTACGGCTACGGCAAAACAGAACCCTTAACAGCCAACAACCCCGCATTAAAAAACGCAGACTAA
- a CDS encoding heme-copper oxidase subunit III, translated as MDSSINPDELQISHHPGVEHEHDEEGNKMFGFIVFLLSESVIFLSFFAGYIVYKTTSTNWLPAGVTGLEIREPAINTVILVSSSFVIYLAERALQNHNLKGFRIYLAATMAMGSYFLVGQGIEWSNLEFGFTSGVYGGMFYLLTGFHGLHVFTGILLQSIIFVRSFFPGNYESGHFGVNATSLFWHFVDVIWIVLFILIYLWQ; from the coding sequence ATGGACAGTTCCATCAACCCAGACGAATTACAAATATCTCATCACCCAGGCGTTGAACACGAACACGACGAAGAAGGCAACAAAATGTTTGGCTTCATCGTGTTCCTCCTCTCTGAAAGCGTCATCTTTCTCAGCTTCTTCGCCGGATATATCGTCTACAAAACCACAAGTACCAACTGGCTACCAGCCGGAGTTACGGGACTAGAAATCAGAGAACCTGCAATCAACACAGTCATTCTGGTTTCCAGTAGCTTTGTGATTTACTTGGCAGAACGCGCCCTGCAAAACCACAATTTAAAGGGTTTTCGCATATATCTTGCCGCCACAATGGCAATGGGTAGCTACTTTTTAGTAGGACAAGGAATTGAATGGAGTAACCTAGAATTTGGCTTTACTTCCGGGGTATACGGTGGGATGTTTTACCTGCTAACTGGTTTTCACGGTTTGCACGTTTTCACCGGTATTCTGTTACAGTCAATTATTTTTGTCCGTTCTTTTTTCCCTGGAAACTACGAATCAGGTCACTTTGGTGTAAATGCGACTTCGTTATTTTGGCACTTCGTCGATGTGATTTGGATTGTTTTGTTTATCCTAATTTATCTTTGGCAATAG
- a CDS encoding glycosyl hydrolase, with the protein MNNKATAINQPGLVLAPGTEGWWDSERVSAPQVIRCPDGTWKMWYYGRDAAFDRQINLPTGRCGLAISPDGVNWQRVKGQLTMGSVFEPHPDTNRFDSAHVGVSNVNFYDGLYWMWYFGGNHTVVDIGKFSAKGLQMRPGCAISRDGINWVRLEGAYQGAILDVGKKGEFDTLFCAWPQVLHDHGTWKLYYHTLNPEKGFLVGLAVSTDGLHWEKVGQILGAGESGSFDERGIGTRHVLKINGEYLMFYEGVNNSGYHSIGLAISDDGIHWQKDTDIPIFSHAEKGSGYWDARAVGTPCVVPMDDGSFRMYYIGANEGGHDELSSQHQIGLAVSAGTNFRQWHRWGE; encoded by the coding sequence ATGAATAACAAAGCAACAGCAATCAATCAACCCGGTCTAGTCTTAGCACCAGGAACAGAAGGCTGGTGGGACTCCGAGAGAGTATCAGCACCGCAAGTCATACGCTGTCCCGATGGAACCTGGAAAATGTGGTACTACGGACGGGATGCTGCTTTTGACCGACAAATTAACTTACCAACTGGGCGCTGTGGTTTAGCCATTTCCCCAGACGGCGTGAATTGGCAACGAGTCAAGGGACAATTGACAATGGGTTCTGTATTCGAGCCTCACCCGGATACCAATCGCTTTGATTCAGCCCATGTTGGTGTCAGTAACGTCAACTTTTACGATGGTCTTTATTGGATGTGGTACTTTGGCGGGAACCACACAGTTGTTGATATCGGCAAATTCTCAGCCAAAGGGTTACAGATGCGTCCCGGCTGTGCTATTTCCCGTGATGGGATAAATTGGGTACGGCTAGAAGGTGCTTACCAAGGGGCAATTCTGGATGTAGGGAAAAAAGGTGAATTTGACACCCTATTCTGTGCTTGGCCGCAAGTATTACATGATCATGGAACTTGGAAATTATATTACCACACCCTCAACCCAGAAAAAGGTTTTTTAGTCGGTTTAGCAGTATCAACCGATGGTTTACATTGGGAAAAAGTTGGTCAGATTTTAGGGGCGGGCGAGTCTGGGAGTTTTGATGAGAGAGGTATTGGTACTCGCCATGTCTTGAAAATCAATGGAGAATACTTAATGTTTTATGAAGGTGTGAACAACAGTGGTTATCACTCCATTGGTTTAGCCATTTCCGATGATGGTATTCATTGGCAAAAAGATACAGATATCCCCATATTTAGCCATGCTGAAAAAGGTTCTGGTTATTGGGATGCAAGGGCAGTCGGTACGCCTTGTGTAGTGCCAATGGATGATGGTAGTTTCCGGATGTATTACATCGGTGCTAACGAAGGTGGTCACGATGAACTATCATCACAGCATCAGATTGGTTTGGCTGTAAGTGCTGGAACTAATTTTCGCCAATGGCATCGCTGGGGTGAATAA
- a CDS encoding NAD(P)/FAD-dependent oxidoreductase, which translates to MVNKVAIIGAGLGGLSVAIALRKQGINAQIYEKARLLRPVGAGLSLVPNGLHSLEAIAPGITELLKAAGSQTQKLKLHKSNGELIGQKSVRLQEKYGQPMLQIRWSRLQEILASQLPPEAIHLDHRCINFEQNDQRVQICFEGKKTVQADVLIGADGINSVVRQTLIGDGDPDYAGRMSWRAVLKYSHEKLLPHEVMSMTASDGKIFGFFDLGSGYVFWSAASLCPDGFLAESPTDVKSRIQEKFSGWAEPVQEILAATDAEDIVERPICDRPPLQNWSQGRVTLLGDAAHPMVPLLGQGANTAFEDAWELAQHLNDAPSISAALANYENSRKPRTQIIQIRNAVGAKRAYKADSETYLAKMMQQAQLSDAEFEEWLYSHKPSVVNSP; encoded by the coding sequence ATGGTTAATAAAGTAGCAATTATTGGTGCAGGACTAGGTGGTTTATCCGTGGCGATCGCACTCCGAAAACAAGGCATAAATGCCCAAATCTACGAAAAAGCGCGTCTTTTGCGTCCAGTGGGTGCTGGTTTGAGTCTTGTGCCAAATGGTTTGCATAGTCTGGAAGCTATTGCACCGGGAATCACTGAGTTATTAAAAGCTGCGGGTAGCCAAACTCAAAAGCTGAAACTGCACAAAAGCAACGGCGAATTGATTGGGCAGAAATCAGTAAGACTACAGGAAAAATACGGTCAACCGATGTTACAGATTCGCTGGTCGCGTCTCCAAGAAATCCTCGCCTCTCAACTACCACCTGAAGCCATCCACCTTGACCATAGGTGCATTAATTTTGAGCAAAATGATCAAAGAGTCCAAATCTGCTTTGAAGGTAAAAAAACAGTGCAGGCAGATGTGTTAATTGGCGCTGATGGGATAAACTCAGTAGTTAGGCAGACATTGATTGGTGACGGAGATCCTGATTATGCTGGTCGGATGTCCTGGCGAGCTGTTCTCAAATACAGCCACGAAAAACTGCTTCCTCATGAAGTCATGTCCATGACAGCATCCGACGGCAAAATTTTCGGGTTCTTCGACTTAGGTAGCGGATATGTATTTTGGAGTGCAGCTTCTCTCTGTCCAGACGGATTTCTTGCCGAAAGTCCTACTGATGTTAAGTCTCGTATCCAAGAAAAGTTTTCTGGTTGGGCAGAACCAGTACAGGAAATATTAGCAGCAACAGACGCTGAAGACATTGTAGAACGTCCCATATGTGACAGACCACCACTACAAAATTGGAGTCAAGGCAGAGTAACACTCTTAGGCGATGCCGCCCATCCGATGGTACCCTTACTAGGACAGGGAGCTAATACAGCCTTTGAAGATGCCTGGGAACTTGCCCAACATCTTAATGATGCGCCCAGCATTTCAGCAGCTTTAGCTAATTATGAAAATAGTCGTAAACCCCGCACCCAGATTATACAAATTCGTAACGCCGTCGGGGCGAAGCGTGCATATAAAGCTGATAGTGAAACGTATTTAGCAAAAATGATGCAGCAAGCACAACTAAGTGATGCTGAGTTTGAAGAGTGGCTGTACAGCCATAAGCCATCTGTGGTAAATTCCCCTTAA
- a CDS encoding NAD(P)/FAD-dependent oxidoreductase: MVKKVAIIGAGPSGILLAHYLLRRGDKYQINIYERRRDPRIISFSKSRTFPISLNERGMSALRQIEGLEAAVKAVSVEMTGTLFHKKNGKSRLTPRKKPLVTLDRTNLVIVLLKELSQKYDESRLKIHFDYQCTSVDFAARTVTFKTIAEKQNFTINYDLLIGTDGANSAVREGFLGTENFECEQKYYPNDYKSIFLANSKNSSFHLKSDNIHTWRLEDGTLMVALHQADGTMSGAINFPREKNQIAGLSSAQDVLNFFQENFPEIGQIMTEEEAQAFLNRPIAKILTVRCSYYHQGDSVLIMGDAAHAVSSSIGQGCNAALEDAKVFDHILNEYADNLAESLKQFTIRRQPDGYALVELGDYAFPTSTGLFIEFILREYIAKTIHRMLPNFFPPSLIDLIFETTVSYSEILKLYQGWISKVKKSYEKLLSI; the protein is encoded by the coding sequence ATGGTCAAAAAAGTAGCAATTATCGGTGCTGGCCCTAGCGGAATTCTGCTAGCTCACTATCTTTTACGTCGTGGCGACAAATACCAGATTAACATTTACGAGCGTCGCAGAGATCCTCGAATTATCTCCTTTTCAAAATCCCGAACCTTCCCCATATCTCTTAATGAAAGGGGAATGAGTGCTTTGAGACAAATTGAAGGTTTAGAAGCAGCAGTCAAAGCAGTCAGTGTAGAAATGACAGGAACGCTTTTTCACAAAAAAAATGGTAAGTCGAGATTGACACCTAGAAAAAAACCTCTAGTTACTCTTGACCGTACCAATTTAGTAATTGTGCTATTAAAGGAGTTAAGCCAAAAGTACGATGAAAGTCGGCTAAAAATTCATTTTGATTATCAATGCACTTCTGTAGATTTTGCTGCAAGAACTGTCACATTTAAAACTATTGCAGAAAAGCAGAATTTTACTATTAATTATGACCTGTTAATTGGTACAGATGGAGCAAATTCTGCGGTCAGAGAAGGTTTCCTGGGTACAGAAAATTTTGAGTGTGAACAAAAGTATTACCCGAATGACTACAAATCAATTTTCTTAGCAAATAGTAAAAACTCCAGTTTTCACCTCAAATCAGACAATATTCACACTTGGAGACTAGAAGACGGTACGCTCATGGTAGCCCTACATCAAGCCGATGGGACGATGAGTGGAGCCATTAATTTTCCCCGCGAAAAAAATCAGATAGCTGGTCTTTCTAGCGCACAAGATGTACTGAATTTTTTTCAAGAAAACTTTCCCGAAATTGGTCAGATAATGACAGAAGAAGAAGCTCAAGCTTTCCTCAACAGACCAATTGCTAAAATTTTAACAGTCCGATGTAGTTATTATCATCAAGGTGATAGTGTACTAATTATGGGAGATGCAGCCCATGCGGTATCGTCTTCCATTGGTCAAGGCTGTAATGCAGCACTAGAAGATGCAAAAGTTTTTGATCATATTTTGAATGAATATGCTGACAATTTAGCTGAGTCTCTCAAACAATTTACTATTCGCCGTCAACCAGATGGTTACGCCTTAGTAGAACTAGGAGACTATGCTTTTCCCACATCGACAGGATTATTTATTGAGTTTATTTTGAGAGAATATATTGCCAAAACTATCCACCGAATGTTGCCGAATTTTTTTCCACCTTCACTCATTGACCTAATATTTGAAACCACAGTTTCTTATTCAGAGATTTTGAAGTTATATCAAGGCTGGATATCAAAAGTGAAAAAATCATACGAAAAATTGCTGAGTATCTGA
- a CDS encoding type II toxin-antitoxin system VapC family toxin: MKYVIDTHALIWFLEGNSLLGGNAKAILSEPDSQLIIPATTLAEAVWIVERGRTSIPDPKDVISVVDADPRVVIHPLDKDVIEMTMRLSVLNEMHDRQIVATALVLASKGEVVQLLTCDKNITASSLVTTVW, encoded by the coding sequence ATGAAATATGTCATAGATACTCATGCTCTAATTTGGTTTCTCGAAGGTAATTCACTGTTAGGTGGAAATGCTAAAGCCATCCTTTCTGAACCTGATTCTCAATTGATTATTCCTGCAACTACTTTAGCCGAGGCTGTTTGGATTGTGGAAAGAGGTAGAACATCTATTCCTGATCCTAAAGATGTAATTTCAGTCGTAGATGCTGACCCCCGTGTGGTAATTCACCCACTGGATAAAGATGTAATTGAAATGACTATGCGCTTATCTGTTCTTAATGAAATGCACGATAGGCAAATTGTAGCAACTGCGCTAGTTCTAGCAAGTAAAGGTGAAGTTGTGCAGTTATTGACGTGCGACAAAAATATAACTGCGTCGAGTTTGGTTACTACTGTTTGGTAG
- a CDS encoding HigA family addiction module antitoxin: protein MNNLQDITQNRLVRPIHPGEVIADILDDLEINPNNFAEMLGISNQTIQEIINGEKSITVDMAIRLGKALGNGSRLWLNLQQKIDVWDALQSHKEEYNKVMTLM from the coding sequence ATGAATAATTTACAAGATATTACTCAAAATAGATTAGTAAGACCAATACATCCAGGTGAAGTAATAGCAGATATTTTAGATGATTTAGAGATTAATCCTAACAATTTTGCCGAAATGTTAGGAATATCTAATCAAACAATTCAGGAAATTATTAATGGTGAGAAATCAATTACTGTAGATATGGCAATTCGTCTTGGTAAAGCTTTAGGTAATGGATCGAGATTGTGGTTAAATCTTCAGCAAAAGATTGATGTTTGGGATGCTTTACAAAGTCATAAAGAAGAATATAATAAAGTTATGACATTGATGTAG
- a CDS encoding XisI protein: MDKLTRYRQLVQQILQEYSEQKPAYGNIEVETIFDTERDHYQIVHVGWKDQDWVHSCIIHIDIKGGKIWLQWNGTEDDIAANLVAAGVSKEDIVLGFQSPFMRQFTEYAVS, from the coding sequence ATGGATAAATTAACTAGGTATCGCCAGCTTGTACAACAAATATTACAGGAATATAGTGAGCAAAAACCAGCTTACGGCAATATAGAAGTTGAGACAATTTTTGATACAGAACGTGATCATTATCAAATAGTTCATGTCGGTTGGAAAGATCAAGATTGGGTACATAGTTGTATCATTCATATTGATATTAAAGGTGGAAAAATTTGGCTGCAATGGAATGGTACAGAGGATGATATTGCTGCTAATTTGGTAGCTGCTGGAGTTTCCAAGGAGGATATTGTGTTAGGTTTTCAGTCTCCTTTTATGAGGCAGTTTACAGAATATGCTGTGAGTTAA
- a CDS encoding XisH family protein, with product MSAKDIFHGVVKIALQKDGWQVTNDPLTISVGGVNLSIDLAAEKLISAEREGQKIAVEVKSFLEKSSAISEFHTALGQFINYRGALRRLQPERVLYLAVPLTTYKTFFQLDFPKDMISENRLKMLVYDVEKEVIFKWIN from the coding sequence ATGTCAGCTAAAGATATTTTTCATGGAGTTGTCAAAATAGCTTTACAAAAAGATGGTTGGCAAGTTACTAATGACCCACTTACAATTAGTGTAGGAGGAGTTAATCTTTCTATTGATTTGGCCGCAGAAAAGCTGATATCCGCAGAACGGGAAGGACAAAAAATTGCAGTCGAAGTCAAAAGTTTTTTAGAAAAATCGTCTGCTATTTCGGAATTTCATACAGCATTAGGACAATTTATTAATTATCGAGGTGCATTGAGAAGATTACAGCCGGAGCGTGTTTTATATTTAGCAGTCCCTTTAACAACTTACAAAACATTTTTTCAACTTGATTTTCCCAAAGATATGATATCAGAGAATCGGTTGAAAATGCTTGTTTACGATGTAGAAAAAGAGGTGATTTTTAAATGGATAAATTAA